In Pseudomonadota bacterium, the following are encoded in one genomic region:
- a CDS encoding RDD family protein, whose product MTPKHVIPLLDTARAVETPEGVTIDLRVAGPVPRSLCFAIDFGIRALAYLGIAAGLVTLGRFGMGLLLIAFFGLEWFYPVLFEVYGQGATPGKRMLGLRVVHDDGVPVGWSGAMIRNLLRAVDFLPFFYGCGLVSMLLTRDFKRLGDLAARTVVVYRETVTPPLRLPEATPHPPPVRFTLAEQQAILAFAARVPSLTRERAEELAAIVRDVVQGEGDVTAGLLGYARHIAGER is encoded by the coding sequence GTGACCCCGAAGCATGTGATCCCCCTGCTGGACACGGCCCGTGCGGTCGAGACGCCCGAAGGGGTGACGATCGACCTCCGGGTCGCGGGCCCGGTGCCGCGCTCTCTCTGCTTCGCCATCGACTTCGGGATCCGCGCCCTGGCGTATCTTGGGATCGCCGCCGGGCTGGTCACCTTGGGGCGCTTCGGAATGGGGCTCTTGCTCATCGCGTTCTTCGGCCTCGAATGGTTCTATCCGGTCCTCTTCGAGGTCTATGGCCAAGGCGCGACCCCGGGCAAGCGGATGCTCGGGCTTCGGGTGGTACACGACGACGGCGTGCCGGTCGGCTGGTCGGGCGCCATGATCCGGAACCTGCTGCGCGCGGTGGACTTCCTGCCGTTCTTCTATGGCTGCGGCTTGGTCTCCATGCTGCTGACCCGCGACTTCAAGCGCCTGGGCGATTTGGCCGCCCGCACCGTGGTGGTGTATCGAGAGACCGTCACGCCGCCGCTCCGCCTGCCCGAGGCCACCCCGCACCCGCCACCGGTACGGTTCACGCTCGCCGAGCAGCAGGCGATCCTGGCCTTTGCGGCGCGGGTGCCGAGCCTCACCCGCGAGCGCGCCGAGGAGCTCGCGGCCATCGTCCGGGACGTCGTGCAAGGGGAGGGCGATGTGACGGCCGGGCTCCTCGGCTACGCGCGCCACATCGCCGGCGAGCGATGA
- a CDS encoding stage II sporulation protein M, with translation MSPNDFVRRFQSDWQAIEDLATKALAHPRAKLTGAADFPARFRQLCQQLALARTRQYPPQIVLRLNRLALFAHQALYGARSGASSEIKSFALEDFPLLVRRHAGPFWVATCLLCLPALAMSAVVWAQPELIYSLMDPAQVVDLEAMYEPGRPHIGFKRASDTNVMMFGHYIQNNLSIGFQTFAGGLILGLGSIAALVFNGLYFGAVATHLTRVGYAEPFFQFVAGHSAFELTAIALSGMAGLLLGRALLTPGLCTRREALVTTARVAVRIVYGAAAMLLIAAFIEAFWSSTTAVPPVPKYLIGAALWLFVGAYFLFMGRRAH, from the coding sequence ATGAGCCCGAACGACTTCGTCCGCCGCTTCCAGTCGGATTGGCAAGCCATCGAGGACCTGGCGACCAAGGCACTGGCCCACCCCCGGGCAAAGCTCACGGGGGCCGCCGACTTCCCGGCGCGCTTCCGGCAACTCTGCCAGCAACTCGCGCTCGCCCGGACCCGCCAGTATCCACCGCAGATCGTCCTGCGCCTGAATCGGCTTGCCCTGTTCGCCCACCAGGCGCTGTACGGGGCCCGGAGCGGTGCCTCGTCCGAGATCAAGTCTTTCGCCCTGGAGGACTTTCCGCTGCTCGTGCGCCGGCACGCCGGGCCCTTCTGGGTCGCGACCTGCCTGCTGTGCCTGCCTGCCCTCGCCATGAGCGCCGTCGTATGGGCACAACCGGAGCTGATCTACAGCCTCATGGACCCTGCCCAGGTGGTGGATCTCGAAGCGATGTACGAGCCGGGCAGGCCCCACATCGGTTTCAAGCGCGCCTCGGACACCAACGTCATGATGTTCGGACACTACATCCAGAACAACCTCTCGATCGGCTTCCAGACCTTCGCCGGCGGGTTGATCCTGGGTCTCGGGAGCATCGCCGCGCTCGTCTTCAACGGCCTCTATTTCGGGGCGGTGGCCACACATCTCACCCGTGTCGGTTATGCTGAGCCCTTCTTCCAGTTCGTGGCCGGCCATTCGGCCTTCGAGCTCACCGCCATCGCGCTGAGCGGCATGGCGGGCCTCCTATTGGGCCGCGCGCTCCTGACACCGGGGCTGTGCACACGGCGCGAGGCGCTCGTGACGACCGCCCGGGTCGCGGTGCGGATCGTCTACGGGGCCGCGGCCATGCTCCTCATCGCCGCGTTCATCGAGGCCTTCTGGTCGTCGACGACCGCCGTGCCGCCGGTGCCCAAGTACCTCATCGGCGCGGCGCTCTGGCTATTCGTGGGCGCCTATTTCCTGTTCATGGGCCGGCGTGCGCATTGA